The genomic region TCTCGGTAGACAGCGATCCATACTCTCATCAGATACTTATCAATCGTGGCGAAATTGATGGAGTTTATGAAGGCCAACCGGTCATTAATGATAAAGGTGTTGTTGGTCAAGTCTTACATACCGGCCTTAATAGCTCACGTGTCTTATTGTTAACCGACATAACCCATGCTATCCCATTGCGCGTGCATCGAAATGGCTTGCGAGTGATCGCTAAAGGTACGGGTAGTATCGATGAAATGGACGTTACTCATGTACCCTATGCAAGCGATATAAAGGTTGGTGATTTATTGGTTACCTCTGGCTTAGGAGGTACTTTCCCTGAAGGCTATCCTGTTGCTATGGTAAGTTATGTTGCTGATAACCCAAATAAAAAATTTGCAAAGATCCGCATAACACCGCTGGTTGATGTCGATCGTTTACGTTACTTGCTGTTGCTGTGGCCAGC from Thalassotalea sp. Sam97 harbors:
- the mreC gene encoding rod shape-determining protein MreC; translation: MNPIFIEGYSSHKRMVMALVLSLVFIYCDHKLASFESARALLQSLVSPLQYIADTPGQIMDFTSENLVTRRQLMEDNQRLQRNEVLLRERLLELDILKQENQRLRQLLQAPVKANIDKMVAEIVSVDSDPYSHQILINRGEIDGVYEGQPVINDKGVVGQVLHTGLNSSRVLLLTDITHAIPLRVHRNGLRVIAKGTGSIDEMDVTHVPYASDIKVGDLLVTSGLGGTFPEGYPVAMVSYVADNPNKKFAKIRITPLVDVDRLRYLLLLWPANNPSTAPTLDGDVSEGS